In Osmia bicornis bicornis chromosome 1, iOsmBic2.1, whole genome shotgun sequence, the following proteins share a genomic window:
- the LOC114873524 gene encoding H/ACA ribonucleoprotein complex subunit 1-like, whose amino-acid sequence MNSTEKLKILLFCGLVLSALAEETKKPAESEKVQPKEEKTKRGLELSLGDHGGFGGGYGGGFGGGYGGGYGGGLGGGLGGGGGGLGGGEHISAEHIQAVTVTKTVHVPEPYPVEVPKHVPYPVKVPIKVPIDKPYPVHVPQPYPVTVEKHVPYPVEKPVPYPVKVPVKVPVKVPYPVKVPVKVPVTISKPVPYPVKVPLYVKEAVPVYVKEHGFGGGIGGGIGGGYGGGYGGFEGGIELGGHELGGYGHH is encoded by the exons ATGAACAGCACAGAGAAGCTGAAA ATCTTACTTTTCTGCGGCCTGGTATTATCGGCCCTCGCAGAGGAGACGAAAAAACCAGCTGAATCTGAAAAAGTTCAGCCAAAGGAAGAGAAGACGAAACGTGGCTTGGAGCTGAGCCTGGGAGACCACGGTGGTTTCGGAGGAGGCTACGGAGGAGGCTTCGGAGGAGGTTACGGAGGTGGCTACGGAGGAGGTTTGGGTGGCGGTTtgggcggcggcggcggcgggctGGGCGGCGGCGAGCATATATCCGCGGAACACATCCAGGCAGTCACGGTCACAAAGACCGTTCACGTTCCTGAACCGTATCCAGTCGAGGTCCCAAAACACGTCCCCTATCCTGTCAAAGTACCGATTAAAGTACCTATTGACAAGCCCTATCCCGTCCATGTGCCCCAACCTTACCCAGTGACCGTCGAAAAACACGTACCTTATCCAGTCGAGAAGCCAGTACCTTACCCCGTCAAGGTACCCGTCAAGGTACCAGTCAAGGTGCCTTACCCGGTCAAGGTACCAGTCAAGGTGCCTGTTACGATTTCAAAACCAGTGCCCTACCCCGTTAAGGTGCCCTTGTACGTGAAGGAAGCTGTACCAGTTTACGTGAAAGAGCACGGATTCGGCGGTGGAATCGGCGGTGGAATCGGCGGTGGATACGGTGGTGGATACGGTGGATTTGAGGGTGGAATCGAGTTAGGTGGACACGAGCTCGGTGGTTACGGACATCACTGA